A genomic window from Thermanaerothrix sp. includes:
- a CDS encoding glycosyltransferase yields MSGEEMMYFAIWWGWWLVQCCLYLLFGLLIADGVYQFIVSFRGWWTPKEPPKASRYRRFAVLIPAHNEARVIGPLLESLNAQDYPKGCYRVFVSCDNCSDDTAQVAESYGATALIRHDTTKSGKTWNVRWALTQIPMDEVDALVMFDADNLAAGDFLSRMNDYMEAHPEAEAVQGVLDVKNPDDNWLTKAYALAYWYTNRFWQLARSNWGLSCTLGGTGLVIRSSTLRRIGWNLESLTEDLEMSTRLILSGSRVHWNEHAVVYDEKPLDYRISVRQRTRWMQGHYWVCWRYGMEALRMFMRTRRVQYLDLFLYLLAPAKACISLIAMFAGMVYTVVNNAILFPTLESKAPTSPLEWLAFVGLPVAMILGHCFFVALVGPSMHRRRLCLSYVKDVFGYFLFGLTWIPILFKAAFLAKHQGVWVKTEHTRSISIEQLARRN; encoded by the coding sequence ATGAGCGGTGAGGAGATGATGTACTTTGCCATATGGTGGGGGTGGTGGCTGGTTCAGTGCTGCCTTTACCTGCTGTTCGGCCTGCTGATAGCCGACGGGGTGTATCAGTTTATAGTCAGCTTTAGAGGGTGGTGGACCCCAAAGGAGCCTCCCAAGGCCTCTCGATACAGGAGGTTTGCGGTTTTGATCCCCGCCCACAACGAGGCCAGGGTGATAGGCCCCCTTTTGGAGAGCCTTAACGCCCAGGACTACCCCAAGGGCTGCTACCGGGTCTTCGTGTCCTGCGACAACTGCAGCGACGACACCGCCCAGGTGGCGGAGTCCTACGGGGCCACGGCGCTCATAAGGCACGACACCACCAAGAGCGGCAAGACCTGGAACGTCCGTTGGGCCCTGACCCAGATCCCCATGGACGAGGTGGACGCCCTGGTGATGTTCGACGCGGACAACCTGGCGGCGGGGGACTTTTTAAGCCGCATGAACGACTACATGGAGGCCCACCCGGAGGCGGAGGCGGTGCAGGGGGTTCTTGACGTCAAGAACCCGGACGACAACTGGCTCACCAAGGCCTACGCCTTGGCGTACTGGTACACCAACCGGTTCTGGCAGCTGGCCCGGTCCAACTGGGGGCTTTCCTGCACCCTGGGGGGCACCGGCCTTGTGATAAGGTCCTCCACCTTGCGCCGCATAGGTTGGAACCTGGAGAGCCTCACCGAGGACCTTGAGATGTCCACCCGCCTCATCCTCTCCGGCAGCCGGGTCCACTGGAACGAGCACGCGGTGGTCTACGACGAGAAGCCCCTGGACTACCGGATATCGGTCCGTCAGAGGACCCGATGGATGCAGGGGCACTACTGGGTTTGCTGGAGGTACGGCATGGAGGCCCTCAGGATGTTCATGAGGACCCGTAGGGTCCAGTACCTGGATCTGTTCCTCTACCTCTTGGCCCCCGCCAAGGCCTGCATATCCCTGATCGCCATGTTCGCCGGCATGGTATACACGGTGGTGAACAACGCCATCCTCTTTCCCACCCTTGAGAGCAAGGCCCCCACGTCCCCCCTGGAGTGGCTGGCCTTCGTGGGGCTGCCGGTGGCCATGATACTGGGCCACTGCTTCTTCGTGGCCCTGGTGGGGCCCTCCATGCACCGGCGCCGGCTCTGCTTGAGCTACGTCAAGGACGTGTTCGGCTACTTCCTGTTCGGCCTTACTTGGATACCCATACTGTTCAAGGCGGCGTTCCTGGCGAAACACCAGGGGGTTTGGGTGAAGACCGAGCACACCAGGAGCATATCCATAGAGCAGCTGGCCCGGAGGAACTGA
- a CDS encoding TAXI family TRAP transporter solute-binding subunit has translation MRYRSLALVVSLLLGLWVPSQSFGAGKFITIVTGSTGGTYYPVGTILANHFNQALGAKGYKWSAQSSGGTAENLEMLRKKEAEMAIAMSNLTGFAYTGTVRYEGKRIENVRYVMGLWPDVTQFVVRADSKISTWKDMKGKKIAVGPAASGTEFSSRVLLKALGGLEFSDIVPERVGYTEASQALQNGQIDGFNAEAGIPTGAVAELLASRTKVKFLEFSDDDMQKLRKEAPFYYRVVVPANTYPKQDKPLMLAGVKSALIVDKSVPDQVVYDMLKVIYDNKDKMQKEHAAFTKIDYEKPLDGLFGAPLHPGAVKFFMDRGIKVPPKLLP, from the coding sequence ATGAGGTACAGGTCTTTGGCTTTGGTCGTTTCTTTGTTGCTGGGATTGTGGGTTCCGTCCCAATCATTCGGGGCGGGGAAGTTCATCACCATAGTGACCGGCAGCACCGGCGGAACATACTACCCGGTGGGAACCATACTGGCCAACCACTTTAACCAGGCCTTGGGCGCCAAGGGGTACAAGTGGTCCGCCCAGAGCAGCGGCGGCACCGCGGAGAACCTGGAGATGCTGAGGAAGAAGGAGGCCGAGATGGCCATAGCCATGTCAAACCTCACGGGCTTCGCCTACACCGGGACGGTGCGCTACGAGGGCAAGCGCATCGAGAACGTGAGGTACGTGATGGGGCTTTGGCCCGACGTGACCCAGTTCGTGGTGAGGGCGGACTCCAAGATATCCACCTGGAAGGACATGAAGGGCAAGAAGATAGCGGTGGGTCCCGCCGCTTCCGGCACCGAGTTCTCAAGCCGGGTGTTGCTCAAGGCCCTTGGGGGGCTTGAGTTCAGCGACATAGTGCCCGAGAGGGTGGGCTACACCGAGGCCTCCCAGGCGCTCCAGAACGGACAGATTGACGGGTTTAACGCCGAGGCGGGGATCCCAACCGGGGCGGTGGCGGAGCTCCTGGCCAGCAGGACCAAGGTGAAGTTCCTGGAGTTCTCCGACGACGACATGCAGAAGCTACGCAAGGAGGCCCCCTTCTACTACAGGGTTGTGGTCCCGGCGAACACCTACCCCAAGCAGGACAAGCCCCTGATGTTGGCGGGGGTGAAGTCCGCCCTCATAGTTGACAAGAGCGTGCCGGACCAGGTGGTCTACGACATGCTGAAGGTCATCTACGACAACAAGGACAAGATGCAGAAGGAGCACGCCGCCTTCACCAAGATAGACTACGAAAAGCCGTTGGACGGCCTTTTCGGAGCTCCCCTGCACCCCGGAGCCGTGAAGTTCTTCATGGACAGGGGGATAAAGGTTCCTCCGAAGCTCCTTCCCTGA
- a CDS encoding TRAP transporter permease, whose protein sequence is MIKLAKLLSPFESLPLRSFDGPLAKWTALFAVAISLVHCWMNTVGVMMTIKMNAIHLGTLMALTFILCPALPSSPMKRPSGPDLVMAAFSLFSAGYMIMRYDHLLALNMEPSGMDLWMAAAIMVVLTEASRRSVGIPLTLLSLFFLGYTRFGPYFPGLFAHRGFNWERILVRMVFTDEGIYGTTLTVSATYVFMFILFGSFLAATRTSEFFNDLAMALAGRYRGGPAKVSVIASALMGTISGSAQANVATTGAFTIPLMKKIGYPDYFAGAVEASASTGGILMPPIMGASAFIMSSFLGIPYVKIMVAGFAPAILYFLGIMFMVDLKAKRQGMKGLPEDEVPPLSKTMKERGHMMIPLAFIMYMLVAGYTPLFSAMAGLVAIIVVSSLRPTTRMSLKDALGALEDGAKSSASVAVSCAIVGFIVGAVGMTGLGQVIAMNIMHLSGGMLWASLLLCMIASIVLGMGLPSTACYIVVATIAAPALQGMGVPPLAAHFFAFYYGTLSGVVPPVALTSFTAAGLSGGRPSKVALMGLFLASSGLILPFFFVYNPVLLLVEFSWLNFLEVFAVAAMGILFLSCAFIGTGLSDMTWWERVLFLLSGVVLVYPKGAGFKVALVAVAVTASLHWLLTVKRRSFQVS, encoded by the coding sequence TTGATTAAGCTGGCCAAGCTTTTATCTCCCTTTGAAAGCCTCCCGTTGAGGAGCTTTGATGGGCCCCTCGCCAAATGGACGGCCCTTTTCGCGGTGGCCATATCGCTGGTTCACTGTTGGATGAACACCGTGGGGGTCATGATGACCATAAAGATGAACGCCATACACCTGGGGACCCTTATGGCCCTCACGTTCATCCTCTGTCCCGCACTGCCTTCGTCTCCCATGAAGAGGCCCTCTGGGCCGGATCTTGTCATGGCGGCATTCTCCCTGTTCTCCGCGGGTTACATGATCATGAGGTATGACCATCTCCTGGCGCTCAACATGGAACCCTCCGGCATGGATCTTTGGATGGCCGCGGCGATAATGGTGGTTTTAACCGAGGCCAGCAGGAGGTCCGTGGGGATCCCTTTGACGCTGCTCAGCCTGTTCTTCCTGGGTTACACCCGTTTCGGGCCCTATTTCCCGGGGCTTTTCGCCCACCGGGGGTTCAACTGGGAGAGGATACTGGTCAGGATGGTCTTCACCGACGAGGGCATATACGGCACCACCCTCACGGTTTCAGCCACCTACGTCTTCATGTTCATCCTCTTCGGGTCGTTCCTTGCCGCCACCAGGACCAGCGAGTTCTTCAACGACCTTGCCATGGCCCTGGCGGGGAGGTACCGGGGCGGACCCGCTAAGGTGTCCGTCATAGCCTCCGCCCTTATGGGCACCATCTCCGGCAGCGCCCAGGCCAACGTGGCCACCACCGGAGCTTTCACCATACCGCTTATGAAGAAGATAGGTTACCCGGACTACTTCGCGGGAGCGGTGGAGGCCTCCGCCAGCACCGGCGGCATTCTCATGCCCCCCATAATGGGGGCATCGGCCTTCATAATGAGCTCCTTCCTGGGGATACCCTACGTCAAGATAATGGTGGCCGGTTTTGCCCCCGCCATACTGTACTTCCTTGGCATAATGTTCATGGTGGACCTCAAGGCCAAACGCCAGGGGATGAAGGGGCTGCCCGAGGACGAGGTGCCGCCCCTTTCCAAGACCATGAAGGAGAGGGGCCACATGATGATACCCTTGGCCTTCATAATGTACATGTTGGTGGCCGGTTACACCCCACTTTTCTCCGCCATGGCGGGGCTTGTGGCCATAATAGTGGTCTCCTCTTTAAGGCCCACCACCAGGATGAGCCTTAAGGACGCCTTGGGGGCCCTGGAGGATGGGGCCAAGAGCTCCGCCTCCGTGGCGGTGTCCTGCGCCATAGTGGGTTTTATCGTCGGGGCCGTTGGCATGACCGGTCTTGGGCAGGTCATAGCCATGAACATAATGCACCTCTCCGGCGGGATGCTTTGGGCGTCGCTTTTGCTTTGCATGATAGCGTCCATAGTGCTTGGGATGGGGCTTCCCTCCACCGCCTGCTACATAGTGGTGGCCACCATCGCCGCCCCGGCCCTTCAGGGGATGGGGGTTCCCCCATTGGCGGCCCACTTCTTCGCCTTCTACTACGGCACCCTATCGGGGGTTGTGCCGCCCGTGGCCCTCACGAGTTTCACCGCCGCGGGACTTTCGGGGGGGCGCCCTTCCAAGGTGGCCCTCATGGGGCTCTTCCTTGCCTCCTCGGGGCTCATACTCCCCTTCTTCTTCGTGTACAACCCGGTGCTCCTGCTGGTGGAGTTCTCCTGGCTTAATTTCCTGGAGGTGTTCGCCGTGGCCGCCATGGGCATACTGTTCCTTTCCTGCGCCTTCATAGGCACCGGCCTTTCCGATATGACCTGGTGGGAGAGGGTGTTGTTCCTGCTGTCCGGCGTGGTGTTGGTCTATCCAAAGGGGGCGGGGTTCAAGGTGGCCCTTGTGGCGGTGGCGGTTACCGCTTCCCTGCACTGGCTGCTTACGGTCAAGAGGAGGTCTTTCCAAGTCTCATGA